A DNA window from Candidatus Latescibacterota bacterium contains the following coding sequences:
- a CDS encoding protein kinase yields MSVKDPIVARGFRFAEGTQLAGKYEVRAFLGAGWEGEVYLLRERRTGIERAAKFFFPRRNPRGAALRRYARKLHRLRHCSILIRYHTQEVIDFKGTPISFLVSDFVEGDQLTRFLRAQPGRRLDAFQALHLLHALARGVEEIHEAREYHGDLHADNIIVTRRGLGFDLKLIDLFHRETSHRSNVEDDIVDLAHILYHMVGGKRHYAGQPPEIKEICKGLRRDLIVARWRSAEQLRRHLETMEWVSR; encoded by the coding sequence ATGTCGGTGAAGGATCCCATCGTCGCCCGCGGCTTCCGCTTCGCGGAAGGCACCCAACTCGCGGGCAAGTACGAGGTCCGCGCCTTTCTCGGCGCGGGCTGGGAGGGCGAGGTCTACCTGCTCCGCGAGCGGCGCACGGGCATCGAGCGCGCGGCGAAGTTCTTCTTCCCGCGACGCAACCCGCGCGGCGCGGCGCTGCGCCGCTATGCCCGCAAGCTGCACCGCCTGCGGCACTGCTCGATCCTGATCCGCTACCACACGCAGGAAGTCATCGACTTCAAGGGGACGCCCATCAGCTTCCTGGTCTCCGACTTCGTCGAGGGCGACCAGCTCACGCGCTTCCTGCGCGCGCAGCCGGGCAGGCGCCTCGACGCCTTCCAGGCCCTGCACCTGCTCCACGCCCTGGCGCGCGGCGTCGAGGAGATCCACGAGGCGCGCGAGTACCACGGCGACCTGCACGCGGACAACATCATCGTCACGCGGCGCGGCCTCGGCTTCGACCTGAAGCTCATCGACCTGTTCCACCGCGAGACCAGCCACCGCAGCAACGTGGAGGACGACATCGTCGACCTCGCGCACATCCTCTACCACATGGTGGGAGGCAAGCGGCACTACGCGGGTCAGCCGCCGGAGATCAAGGAGATCTGCAAGGGACTGCGGCGCGACCTGATCGTCGCCCGCTGGCGCAGCGCCGAGCAGCTGCGCCGGCACCTCGAGACGATGGAGTGGGTCAGCCGCTAG
- the rarD gene encoding EamA family transporter RarD, which yields MSEQRAGVAYGLAAFGWWGLAPFYFHALARVSPWEILAHRIVGSLLLLVVFQAVAGRLAALRALLRDRRTLGLLAASTLLVSTNWTLFIWSIATGRLLDASFGYFVNPLINVLLGFVLLGERFSRRQGLSLLLALAGVLVLGIGYGRPPWISLTLALSFGGYGLLRKRARTGAVAGLTVETLLAAPFALAYLLWLDHAGRLAFGHAGAGTTWLLAAAGVITALPLLWFVAAARRLRYATVGLLQYVAPTLQFLVAVLAFGEAFTGTHAVSFGLIWCALGLYSWDSLRPRQRSEIS from the coding sequence TTGAGCGAGCAGCGGGCGGGCGTCGCCTACGGCCTGGCCGCCTTCGGCTGGTGGGGCCTGGCGCCCTTCTACTTCCACGCGCTCGCGCGGGTGAGCCCCTGGGAGATCCTGGCGCACCGGATCGTGGGCTCGCTGCTCCTGCTCGTCGTGTTCCAGGCGGTGGCCGGCCGGCTGGCCGCGCTGCGCGCGCTGCTTCGCGACCGCCGCACGCTGGGCCTGCTCGCGGCGAGTACGCTGCTGGTGTCCACCAACTGGACGCTCTTCATCTGGTCCATCGCCACCGGCCGCCTGCTGGACGCGAGCTTTGGCTACTTCGTCAACCCGCTCATCAACGTGCTGCTGGGCTTCGTACTGTTGGGCGAGCGCTTCAGCCGCCGGCAAGGCCTGAGCCTGCTGCTGGCGCTGGCGGGGGTGCTGGTGCTGGGGATCGGCTACGGACGTCCGCCGTGGATCTCGCTGACCCTGGCGCTCAGCTTCGGCGGCTACGGCCTGCTGCGCAAGCGCGCCCGCACGGGCGCCGTGGCCGGCCTCACGGTGGAGACGCTCCTCGCCGCGCCCTTCGCCCTCGCCTACCTGCTCTGGCTCGATCATGCCGGGCGGCTGGCCTTCGGCCACGCCGGGGCGGGCACGACCTGGCTGCTCGCCGCCGCGGGCGTGATCACCGCGCTGCCCCTGCTCTGGTTCGTGGCGGCGGCGCGGCGCCTGCGCTACGCCACCGTGGGGCTGCTGCAGTACGTCGCTCCCACGCTGCAATTCCTCGTGGCCGTGCTGGCCTTCGGGGAGGCGTTTACCGGCACGCATGCCGTGAGCTTCGGTCTGATCTGGTGCGCGCTGGGGCTCTACTCCTGGGACTCGCTGCGTCCGCGTCAACGGAGCGAGATCTCCTGA
- a CDS encoding glutamine--tRNA ligase/YqeY domain fusion protein, protein MSTIDDKAAPAHFIREIIREDLRTGRWGGKVHTRFPPEPNGWLHIGHAKAFGLDFGMAEEFGGLCNLRFDDTNPEKEEESFVLAIQEDIRWLGYDWDDRLYHASDYFEQMYGYAEQLVSAGKAYVDDQTEEEIRLNRGTVTQPGTPSPWRDRTPEENLDLFRRMRAGEFAGGAKVLRAKIDMASPNMLLRDPLMYRIRHAKHHRTGDAWCIYPMYDWAHGLEDSIEGITHSMCSLEFEVHRPLYDWFLDQLGIHHPQQIEFARLNLGYTLMSKRKLRALVEEGHVAGWDDPRLPTLRGLRRRGFTPASVRDFLERVGVAKRDSVADPALLEHCLREDLNARAPRGMAVLRPLKLVITNWPEGKVEMRTAENNPEDPAAGTRELPFGRELWIERDDFRADAPKKWFRLAPGAEVRLKYGYFVTCDEVVMGPDGEVAELRCSYDPETGSGEAPDGRKVRGTLHWVSAEHAIDATLRLYDPLFTVEDPGAAEDMASVINPESLTVLEGCKLEPSLGAVAVGDTWQFLRHGYFCADQDSTSGHPVFNRAVSLRDSWAKIEAKG, encoded by the coding sequence ATGAGCACGATCGACGACAAGGCCGCGCCGGCCCACTTCATCCGGGAGATCATTCGCGAGGACCTGCGGACCGGCCGCTGGGGCGGCAAGGTGCACACCCGCTTCCCGCCCGAGCCCAACGGCTGGCTGCACATCGGCCACGCCAAGGCCTTCGGGCTGGACTTCGGCATGGCCGAGGAGTTCGGCGGGCTCTGCAACCTCCGCTTCGACGACACCAACCCCGAGAAGGAAGAGGAGAGCTTCGTCCTCGCCATCCAGGAGGACATCCGCTGGCTGGGCTACGACTGGGACGACCGTCTCTACCACGCCTCCGACTACTTCGAGCAGATGTACGGTTACGCCGAGCAGCTCGTCAGCGCCGGCAAGGCCTACGTCGACGACCAGACCGAGGAGGAGATCCGCCTGAACCGGGGCACCGTGACCCAGCCGGGCACGCCGAGCCCCTGGCGCGATCGCACGCCCGAGGAGAACCTGGACCTCTTCCGCCGCATGCGCGCGGGCGAGTTCGCGGGCGGCGCCAAGGTGCTGCGCGCCAAGATCGACATGGCCAGCCCCAACATGCTGCTGCGCGACCCGCTGATGTACCGCATCCGCCACGCCAAGCACCACCGCACCGGCGACGCCTGGTGCATCTACCCCATGTACGACTGGGCCCACGGGCTGGAGGACAGCATCGAGGGCATCACGCACTCCATGTGCAGCCTGGAGTTCGAGGTGCACCGGCCCCTCTACGACTGGTTCCTGGACCAGCTGGGCATCCACCATCCGCAGCAGATCGAGTTCGCGCGCCTGAATCTGGGCTACACGCTCATGAGCAAGCGCAAGCTGCGCGCGCTGGTGGAGGAGGGCCACGTGGCCGGCTGGGACGACCCCCGCCTGCCCACCCTGCGTGGCCTGCGCCGCCGCGGCTTCACGCCGGCCTCCGTGCGCGACTTCCTGGAGCGCGTGGGCGTCGCCAAGCGGGACAGCGTGGCGGACCCCGCTCTATTGGAGCACTGCCTGCGCGAGGACCTGAACGCCCGCGCGCCGCGCGGCATGGCCGTGCTGCGGCCGCTGAAGCTCGTCATCACCAACTGGCCCGAGGGCAAGGTGGAGATGCGCACGGCCGAGAACAACCCGGAGGACCCCGCCGCCGGCACGCGCGAGCTGCCCTTCGGCCGCGAGCTCTGGATCGAGCGCGACGACTTCCGGGCCGACGCGCCCAAGAAGTGGTTCCGCCTCGCGCCCGGCGCCGAGGTGCGGCTCAAGTACGGCTACTTCGTCACCTGCGACGAGGTGGTGATGGGCCCGGACGGTGAAGTCGCCGAGCTGCGTTGCAGCTACGACCCTGAAACCGGCAGCGGCGAAGCCCCCGACGGCCGCAAGGTGCGCGGCACGCTGCACTGGGTGAGTGCCGAGCACGCCATCGACGCCACGCTGCGCCTCTACGACCCGCTCTTCACGGTGGAGGATCCCGGCGCCGCGGAGGACATGGCCAGCGTCATCAACCCGGAGAGCCTCACGGTGCTCGAGGGCTGCAAGCTGGAGCCGTCCCTCGGCGCGGTGGCCGTGGGTGACACCTGGCAGTTCCTGCGGCACGGCTATTTCTGCGCGGATCAGGACAGCACGTCCGGCCACCCGGTCTTCAACCGGGCGGTGTCGCTGCGGGATTCGTGGGCCAAGATTGAAGCCAAGGGCTAG
- a CDS encoding glutamate--tRNA ligase: protein MSSSSEGVRVRFAPSPTGHLHVGGARTALYNWLYARRQGGAFILRIEDTDAARSTDESVDGILRAMQWLGLDWDEGPGQDGPHGPYYQSQRRPLYREAADRLVAAGRAYPCFCSADTLSALREEQKAAGSELQGYDGRCGQLDPAEAARRVAAGEAHVIRLRTPAEGEVTLHDLIRGESVFRNAVIEDFVILKSDGLPTYNFAVVVDDHAMGITHVIRGDDHISNTPRHLLLYAALDYPLPKFAHLPMILGADKTRLSKRHGASSVQEFERQGILPQAMLNYLALLGWSLDGKTEIFTPKKLVEAFSLKRVGVTPAVFDPDKLAWLNGEHFARLERDEKILGTYSALAADGVDLPPLPEVSDRLGAMIQLLGKRLKSFPEAAWSLAHFFRPLPAYDPEAVAERLGGDAARQLAALADDFAALPAFEGPALEAALRARAEAEGMGAGELIHPLRVAVSGRGVSPDIFKLCELLGRERVLDRLRARAWERAASA from the coding sequence ATGAGCAGCAGCAGCGAGGGCGTGCGCGTCCGTTTCGCGCCCAGTCCCACGGGCCACCTCCACGTGGGCGGCGCCCGCACGGCGCTCTACAACTGGCTCTACGCGCGCCGGCAGGGCGGGGCGTTCATCCTGCGCATCGAGGACACCGACGCCGCCCGCAGCACGGACGAGTCGGTGGACGGCATCCTGCGCGCCATGCAGTGGCTGGGCCTGGACTGGGACGAAGGCCCCGGCCAGGACGGTCCCCACGGCCCCTACTACCAGAGCCAGCGCCGCCCGCTCTACCGCGAGGCCGCCGACCGGCTCGTGGCGGCGGGCCGGGCCTATCCCTGCTTCTGCAGCGCGGACACGCTGAGCGCCCTGCGCGAGGAGCAGAAGGCCGCCGGCAGCGAGCTGCAGGGCTACGACGGCCGCTGCGGCCAGCTCGACCCGGCCGAGGCCGCGCGCCGCGTGGCGGCGGGCGAGGCGCACGTCATCCGCCTGCGCACGCCGGCCGAGGGCGAGGTCACGCTGCACGACCTCATCCGCGGCGAGAGCGTCTTCCGCAACGCGGTGATCGAGGACTTCGTCATTCTCAAGAGCGACGGCCTGCCCACCTACAACTTCGCGGTGGTGGTGGACGATCACGCCATGGGCATCACCCACGTGATCCGGGGCGACGATCACATCAGCAACACGCCGCGGCACCTGCTGCTCTACGCGGCGCTGGACTATCCGCTGCCCAAGTTCGCGCACCTGCCCATGATCCTGGGCGCGGACAAGACCCGCCTCAGCAAGCGCCACGGCGCGAGCAGCGTGCAGGAGTTCGAGCGGCAGGGCATCCTGCCCCAGGCCATGCTCAACTACCTCGCGCTGCTGGGCTGGAGCCTGGACGGCAAGACCGAGATCTTCACCCCGAAGAAGCTGGTGGAGGCCTTCAGCCTGAAGCGGGTGGGGGTGACGCCGGCGGTCTTCGATCCCGACAAGCTCGCCTGGCTGAACGGCGAGCACTTCGCGCGGCTCGAGCGGGACGAGAAGATCCTGGGCACCTACAGCGCCCTCGCCGCCGACGGCGTGGATCTGCCGCCGCTGCCCGAGGTGAGTGACCGTCTCGGCGCCATGATCCAGCTCCTGGGCAAGCGCCTGAAGAGCTTCCCCGAGGCGGCCTGGAGCCTGGCCCACTTCTTCCGCCCGCTGCCGGCCTACGATCCCGAGGCCGTGGCCGAGCGCCTGGGTGGGGACGCCGCCCGGCAGCTCGCCGCCCTGGCCGACGACTTCGCCGCCCTGCCCGCCTTCGAGGGCCCCGCGCTGGAGGCCGCCCTGCGGGCGCGGGCCGAGGCGGAGGGTATGGGGGCGGGCGAGCTCATCCACCCGCTGCGGGTGGCGGTGAGCGGGCGTGGGGTGAGCCCGGACATCTTCAAGCTCTGCGAGCTGCTGGGCCGGGAGCGGGTGCTGGACCGGCTCAGGGCCCGGGCCTGGGAGCGGGCGGCCTCGGCCTGA
- a CDS encoding polyphosphate kinase 2 has product MNAKSTKSRRTGPIIREVVGRVPVDGSAKLKKRVRQVISELPTKEASKLLEETLIAHYQGEELKPYQAEIIKLQQHLERMGGKMIILFDGRDASGKGGTIRRVARYMNEKHYRMVALGKPSPRQRTELHMKRYIEQFPHAGEVVLFDRSWYNRAMIEPIMGFCTQAQYKQFMDNVVSYEESFIADGKTTLLKLYFSVSKEEQARRFERRMNDPLRQWKLSEVDLQAQDLWDEFTEKKFQLLKKTHTAKTPWYVIRSDDKHLARLETMKIILNAVRYRGRSRTLDFTPNPDVLIPGDVELRNMVKQRRVYGKFLY; this is encoded by the coding sequence ATGAACGCCAAGTCCACGAAGTCCCGTCGCACCGGTCCGATCATTCGCGAGGTGGTGGGGCGCGTTCCCGTCGACGGCTCCGCCAAGCTGAAGAAGCGTGTCCGCCAGGTCATCAGCGAGCTGCCCACCAAGGAAGCCAGCAAGCTGCTGGAGGAGACGCTCATCGCCCACTACCAGGGCGAGGAGCTCAAGCCCTACCAGGCGGAGATCATCAAGCTGCAGCAGCACCTGGAGCGGATGGGCGGCAAGATGATCATCCTCTTCGACGGCCGCGACGCCTCGGGCAAGGGCGGCACCATCCGCCGCGTCGCCCGCTACATGAACGAGAAGCACTACCGGATGGTGGCGCTCGGCAAGCCGAGTCCGCGGCAGCGTACCGAGCTGCACATGAAGCGCTACATCGAGCAGTTCCCTCACGCCGGCGAGGTCGTGCTCTTCGATCGCAGCTGGTACAACCGCGCCATGATCGAGCCGATCATGGGCTTCTGCACCCAGGCCCAGTACAAGCAGTTCATGGACAACGTGGTGAGCTACGAGGAGAGCTTCATCGCCGACGGCAAGACCACGCTGCTCAAGCTCTACTTCTCGGTGTCCAAGGAGGAGCAGGCGCGGCGATTCGAGCGGCGGATGAACGATCCGCTTCGCCAGTGGAAGCTCTCCGAGGTGGACCTGCAGGCGCAGGACCTCTGGGACGAGTTCACCGAGAAGAAGTTCCAGCTGCTCAAGAAGACGCACACGGCCAAGACGCCCTGGTACGTCATCCGCTCGGACGACAAGCACCTGGCACGGCTCGAGACGATGAAGATCATCCTCAACGCCGTGCGCTATCGCGGGCGCTCGCGCACGCTGGACTTCACGCCCAACCCCGACGTGCTGATCCCCGGCGACGTGGAGCTGCGCAACATGGTCAAGCAGCGCCGGGTCTACGGGAAGTTCCTCTACTAG